A genomic stretch from Gallus gallus isolate bGalGal1 chromosome 13, bGalGal1.mat.broiler.GRCg7b, whole genome shotgun sequence includes:
- the AFAP1L1 gene encoding actin filament-associated protein 1-like 1 isoform X1, whose product MDRLSVLDQLLPELSILLKLLDHEYLSATAQEKKVAVSSILQKLQPPTGKDTDFMYVNTASLSNGTSFVESLFEEFDCDLRDLRDMQEDDGDTGDSIGVELTRSQPAKSVCPDTVNSVHQHGKVPADPPPPLPTTPPPEDYYEEALPLGPGKAPEYITSRNSSSPPNSIMDGYYEDADSNYPVTRMNGEQKNSYNDSDAMSSSYESYDEEEEEGKGQQLTHQWPSEEASMNLVKDCRICAFLLRKKRFGQWAKQLTIIRDGKLLCYKSSKDRHPHVEVPLSTCNVIYVPKDGRRKKHELRFSLPGAEALVLAVQSKEQAEEWLKVIKEASSAGASGMEVPTSPVMPCKMDLDKRLSQEKHTSDSDSVATGETCSAMARRELCENGKGKKSGLADLKGSMSRAAGKKITRIISFSKKKPSPEDTQTSSTEEDIPCCGYLSVLVNQCWKERWCRLKANTLYFHKDRTDLRTHVNAINLRGCEVVPGLGPKHPFAFRILRSGQEVAALEASCSEDLGRWLGLLLVETGSQTAPEALHYDYVDVETIANIVTAVRHSYLWASSSQDSRPDSSRVVYDDVPYEKVQAEEESGRPSGAQVKRHASSCSEKSRRIDPQVKVKRHASNANQYRYGKNRAEEDARRFLTEKDKLEKEKAAIRSELVLLRKERRELREAMKGSSGVKLQDLEQRVALLEEQCRQKEERRVDLELQLSEVKEQLKQSLAGGPALGLAVTSKAENGEATNKPNGSPPEHLVPVNSAAELRKRSPSILPANKGNVLRKAKEWEKKQT is encoded by the exons ATGGACCGGCTGAGCG TGCTGGACCAGCTCCTGCCAGAGCTCAGCATCCTGCTCAAGCTGCTGGACCACGAGTACCTGAGTGCCACGGCCCAGGAAAAGAAGGTGGCTGTGTCCTCCatcctgcagaagctgcagccacCCACAG GGAAGGACACGGACTTCATGTATGTGAACACGGCTTCCCTGAGCAATGGCACCAGCTTTGTGGAGTCTCTCTTCGAGGAGTTTG ACTGTGACCTGCGGGATCTCCGGGACATGCAGGAGGATGATGGGGATACTGGTGACAGCATCGGTGTGGAGCTCACGAGGAGCCAGCCAGCAAAGAGCGTATGTCCCGATACTGTGAACTCTGTGCACCAGCACGGGAAG GTTCCTGCAGACCCCCCTCCGCCTCTGCCCACCACCCCCCCACCTGAGGATTACTATGAAGAAGCACTGCCCCTGGGCCCAGGCAAGGCCCCCGAGTACATCACCTCCCGCA ACAGCTCCAGCCCCCCCAACTCTATCATGGATGGCTACTATGAGGACGCAGACAGCAACTACCCCGTCACCAGGATGAACGGGGAGCAGAAGAACTCTT ACAACGACTCAGATGCCATGAGCAGCTCCTATGAATCTtatgatgaagaggaagaggaggggaaaggcCAGCAGCTGACACACCAGTGGCCATCAGAAGAAGCCTCCATGAACCTGGTGAAGGACTGTAGGATTTGCGCTTTCCTGTTGCGCAAGAAGCGCTTTGGGCAGTGGGCCAAGCAGCTCACCATCATACGGGATGGCAAACTGCTG tgctaCAAAAGCTCCAAGGACCGGCATCCGCATGTGGAAGTGCCCCTGAGCACCTGCAATGTCATCTATGTCCCCAAGGATGGGCGACGCAAGAAGCACGAGCTGCGCTTCTCACTGCCTGGGGCTGAGGCACTGGTGCTGGCCGTGCAGAGCAAGGAGCAGGCTGAGGAATGGCTGAAG GTGATAAAGGAAGCGAGCAGTGCGGGAGCAAGTGGGATGGAAgtccccacatccccagtgATGCCCTGCAAGATGGACCTGGATAAG AGGCTGTCACAGGAGAAGCACACCTCTGACTCAGACAGTGTGGCAACGGGTGAGACCTGCTCCGCCATGGCCCGCAGAGAGCTCTGTGAGAACG GGAAAGGCAAGAAGAGTGGCTTGGCTGACCTGAAGGGCTCAATGAGCCGGGCAGCAGGGAAGAAGATCACCAGGATCATCAGCTTCTCCAAGAAGAAGCCTTCCCCTGAGGACACGCAGACCTCCTCCACTGAGGAGGATATCCCATGCTGCG GCTACCTGAGCGTCCTGGTCAACCAGTGCTGGAAGGAGCGCTGGTGCCGCCTCAAAGCCAACACCCTTTACTTCCACAAGGACCGCACCGACCTGCGCACCCACGTCAATGCCATCAACCTCCGGGGCTGTGAGGTGGTCCCAGGACTGGGCCCCAAACACCCCTTTGCATTCCGTATCCTGCGCAGTGGGCAGGAGGTGGCCGCACTAGAG GCAAGCTGCTCAGAAGACCTGGGCCGCTGGCTGGGCCTTCTCTTGGTGGAGACAGGCTCCCAGACTGCACCGGAGGCCTTGCACTATGACTATGTGGATGTGGAGACGATTGCTAACATTGTGACGGCCGTGAGGCACTCCTACCT GTgggccagcagctcccaggacaGCCGGCCCGACTCCTCCCGCGTGGTGTACGATGATGTCCCCTACGAGAAGGTCCAG GCTGAGGAGGAGTCGGGACGGCCATCAGGAGCCCAGGTGAAGCGCCATGCGTCCTCCTGCAGCGAGAAGTCGCGGCGAATTGACCCGCAGGTCAAAGTGAAGAGACACGCATCGA ACGCCAACCAGTACAGGTATGGGAAGAACCGGGCTGAGGAGGATGCCAGGAGATTTCTGACAGAGAAGGAtaagctggagaaggaaaaagcagcaatcCGCAgtgagctggtgctgctgcgGAAAGAGAGGAGGGAGCTGCGGGAAGCCATGAAAGGCAGCTCAG GAGTGAAGCTGCAGGACCTGGAGCAGCGTGTGGCTTtgctggaggagcagtgccGGCAGAAGGAGGAGCGCCGTGTCGACCTGGAGCTTCAGCTGAGCGAAgtgaaggagcagctgaagcagtCGTTGGCAGGAGGGCCGGCCCTGGGGCTGGCTGTGACCAGCAAGGCTGAGAATGGG GAAGCTACAAACAAGCCCAATGGGAGCCCCCCTGAGCACTTGGTTCCCGTTAACAGTGCAGCTGAACTGAGAAAGAGAAGTCCCTCCATCCTTCCTGCCAACAAGGGCAATgtgctgaggaaggccaag gAATGGGAAAAGAAGCAGACTTAA
- the AFAP1L1 gene encoding actin filament-associated protein 1-like 1 isoform X2 yields the protein MDRLSVLDQLLPELSILLKLLDHEYLSATAQEKKVAVSSILQKLQPPTGKDTDFMYVNTASLSNGTSFVESLFEEFDCDLRDLRDMQEDDGDTGDSIGVELTRSQPAKSVPADPPPPLPTTPPPEDYYEEALPLGPGKAPEYITSRNSSSPPNSIMDGYYEDADSNYPVTRMNGEQKNSYNDSDAMSSSYESYDEEEEEGKGQQLTHQWPSEEASMNLVKDCRICAFLLRKKRFGQWAKQLTIIRDGKLLCYKSSKDRHPHVEVPLSTCNVIYVPKDGRRKKHELRFSLPGAEALVLAVQSKEQAEEWLKVIKEASSAGASGMEVPTSPVMPCKMDLDKRLSQEKHTSDSDSVATGETCSAMARRELCENGKGKKSGLADLKGSMSRAAGKKITRIISFSKKKPSPEDTQTSSTEEDIPCCGYLSVLVNQCWKERWCRLKANTLYFHKDRTDLRTHVNAINLRGCEVVPGLGPKHPFAFRILRSGQEVAALEASCSEDLGRWLGLLLVETGSQTAPEALHYDYVDVETIANIVTAVRHSYLWASSSQDSRPDSSRVVYDDVPYEKVQAEEESGRPSGAQVKRHASSCSEKSRRIDPQVKVKRHASNANQYRYGKNRAEEDARRFLTEKDKLEKEKAAIRSELVLLRKERRELREAMKGSSGVKLQDLEQRVALLEEQCRQKEERRVDLELQLSEVKEQLKQSLAGGPALGLAVTSKAENGEATNKPNGSPPEHLVPVNSAAELRKRSPSILPANKGNVLRKAKEWEKKQT from the exons ATGGACCGGCTGAGCG TGCTGGACCAGCTCCTGCCAGAGCTCAGCATCCTGCTCAAGCTGCTGGACCACGAGTACCTGAGTGCCACGGCCCAGGAAAAGAAGGTGGCTGTGTCCTCCatcctgcagaagctgcagccacCCACAG GGAAGGACACGGACTTCATGTATGTGAACACGGCTTCCCTGAGCAATGGCACCAGCTTTGTGGAGTCTCTCTTCGAGGAGTTTG ACTGTGACCTGCGGGATCTCCGGGACATGCAGGAGGATGATGGGGATACTGGTGACAGCATCGGTGTGGAGCTCACGAGGAGCCAGCCAGCAAAGAGC GTTCCTGCAGACCCCCCTCCGCCTCTGCCCACCACCCCCCCACCTGAGGATTACTATGAAGAAGCACTGCCCCTGGGCCCAGGCAAGGCCCCCGAGTACATCACCTCCCGCA ACAGCTCCAGCCCCCCCAACTCTATCATGGATGGCTACTATGAGGACGCAGACAGCAACTACCCCGTCACCAGGATGAACGGGGAGCAGAAGAACTCTT ACAACGACTCAGATGCCATGAGCAGCTCCTATGAATCTtatgatgaagaggaagaggaggggaaaggcCAGCAGCTGACACACCAGTGGCCATCAGAAGAAGCCTCCATGAACCTGGTGAAGGACTGTAGGATTTGCGCTTTCCTGTTGCGCAAGAAGCGCTTTGGGCAGTGGGCCAAGCAGCTCACCATCATACGGGATGGCAAACTGCTG tgctaCAAAAGCTCCAAGGACCGGCATCCGCATGTGGAAGTGCCCCTGAGCACCTGCAATGTCATCTATGTCCCCAAGGATGGGCGACGCAAGAAGCACGAGCTGCGCTTCTCACTGCCTGGGGCTGAGGCACTGGTGCTGGCCGTGCAGAGCAAGGAGCAGGCTGAGGAATGGCTGAAG GTGATAAAGGAAGCGAGCAGTGCGGGAGCAAGTGGGATGGAAgtccccacatccccagtgATGCCCTGCAAGATGGACCTGGATAAG AGGCTGTCACAGGAGAAGCACACCTCTGACTCAGACAGTGTGGCAACGGGTGAGACCTGCTCCGCCATGGCCCGCAGAGAGCTCTGTGAGAACG GGAAAGGCAAGAAGAGTGGCTTGGCTGACCTGAAGGGCTCAATGAGCCGGGCAGCAGGGAAGAAGATCACCAGGATCATCAGCTTCTCCAAGAAGAAGCCTTCCCCTGAGGACACGCAGACCTCCTCCACTGAGGAGGATATCCCATGCTGCG GCTACCTGAGCGTCCTGGTCAACCAGTGCTGGAAGGAGCGCTGGTGCCGCCTCAAAGCCAACACCCTTTACTTCCACAAGGACCGCACCGACCTGCGCACCCACGTCAATGCCATCAACCTCCGGGGCTGTGAGGTGGTCCCAGGACTGGGCCCCAAACACCCCTTTGCATTCCGTATCCTGCGCAGTGGGCAGGAGGTGGCCGCACTAGAG GCAAGCTGCTCAGAAGACCTGGGCCGCTGGCTGGGCCTTCTCTTGGTGGAGACAGGCTCCCAGACTGCACCGGAGGCCTTGCACTATGACTATGTGGATGTGGAGACGATTGCTAACATTGTGACGGCCGTGAGGCACTCCTACCT GTgggccagcagctcccaggacaGCCGGCCCGACTCCTCCCGCGTGGTGTACGATGATGTCCCCTACGAGAAGGTCCAG GCTGAGGAGGAGTCGGGACGGCCATCAGGAGCCCAGGTGAAGCGCCATGCGTCCTCCTGCAGCGAGAAGTCGCGGCGAATTGACCCGCAGGTCAAAGTGAAGAGACACGCATCGA ACGCCAACCAGTACAGGTATGGGAAGAACCGGGCTGAGGAGGATGCCAGGAGATTTCTGACAGAGAAGGAtaagctggagaaggaaaaagcagcaatcCGCAgtgagctggtgctgctgcgGAAAGAGAGGAGGGAGCTGCGGGAAGCCATGAAAGGCAGCTCAG GAGTGAAGCTGCAGGACCTGGAGCAGCGTGTGGCTTtgctggaggagcagtgccGGCAGAAGGAGGAGCGCCGTGTCGACCTGGAGCTTCAGCTGAGCGAAgtgaaggagcagctgaagcagtCGTTGGCAGGAGGGCCGGCCCTGGGGCTGGCTGTGACCAGCAAGGCTGAGAATGGG GAAGCTACAAACAAGCCCAATGGGAGCCCCCCTGAGCACTTGGTTCCCGTTAACAGTGCAGCTGAACTGAGAAAGAGAAGTCCCTCCATCCTTCCTGCCAACAAGGGCAATgtgctgaggaaggccaag gAATGGGAAAAGAAGCAGACTTAA
- the AFAP1L1 gene encoding actin filament-associated protein 1-like 1 isoform X5 → MAPALWSLSSRSLAPAAPSPSSLAPNPDCDLRDLRDMQEDDGDTGDSIGVELTRSQPAKSVCPDTVNSVHQHGKVPADPPPPLPTTPPPEDYYEEALPLGPGKAPEYITSRNSSSPPNSIMDGYYEDADSNYPVTRMNGEQKNSYNDSDAMSSSYESYDEEEEEGKGQQLTHQWPSEEASMNLVKDCRICAFLLRKKRFGQWAKQLTIIRDGKLLCYKSSKDRHPHVEVPLSTCNVIYVPKDGRRKKHELRFSLPGAEALVLAVQSKEQAEEWLKVIKEASSAGASGMEVPTSPVMPCKMDLDKRLSQEKHTSDSDSVATGETCSAMARRELCENGKGKKSGLADLKGSMSRAAGKKITRIISFSKKKPSPEDTQTSSTEEDIPCCGYLSVLVNQCWKERWCRLKANTLYFHKDRTDLRTHVNAINLRGCEVVPGLGPKHPFAFRILRSGQEVAALEASCSEDLGRWLGLLLVETGSQTAPEALHYDYVDVETIANIVTAVRHSYLWASSSQDSRPDSSRVVYDDVPYEKVQAEEESGRPSGAQVKRHASSCSEKSRRIDPQVKVKRHASNANQYRYGKNRAEEDARRFLTEKDKLEKEKAAIRSELVLLRKERRELREAMKGSSGVKLQDLEQRVALLEEQCRQKEERRVDLELQLSEVKEQLKQSLAGGPALGLAVTSKAENGEATNKPNGSPPEHLVPVNSAAELRKRSPSILPANKGNVLRKAKEWEKKQT, encoded by the exons ATGGCACCAGCTTTGTGGAGTCTCTCTTCGAGGAGTTTG GCTCCCGCTGCTCCCTCACCCTCATCGCTTGCTCCCAATCCAGACTGTGACCTGCGGGATCTCCGGGACATGCAGGAGGATGATGGGGATACTGGTGACAGCATCGGTGTGGAGCTCACGAGGAGCCAGCCAGCAAAGAGCGTATGTCCCGATACTGTGAACTCTGTGCACCAGCACGGGAAG GTTCCTGCAGACCCCCCTCCGCCTCTGCCCACCACCCCCCCACCTGAGGATTACTATGAAGAAGCACTGCCCCTGGGCCCAGGCAAGGCCCCCGAGTACATCACCTCCCGCA ACAGCTCCAGCCCCCCCAACTCTATCATGGATGGCTACTATGAGGACGCAGACAGCAACTACCCCGTCACCAGGATGAACGGGGAGCAGAAGAACTCTT ACAACGACTCAGATGCCATGAGCAGCTCCTATGAATCTtatgatgaagaggaagaggaggggaaaggcCAGCAGCTGACACACCAGTGGCCATCAGAAGAAGCCTCCATGAACCTGGTGAAGGACTGTAGGATTTGCGCTTTCCTGTTGCGCAAGAAGCGCTTTGGGCAGTGGGCCAAGCAGCTCACCATCATACGGGATGGCAAACTGCTG tgctaCAAAAGCTCCAAGGACCGGCATCCGCATGTGGAAGTGCCCCTGAGCACCTGCAATGTCATCTATGTCCCCAAGGATGGGCGACGCAAGAAGCACGAGCTGCGCTTCTCACTGCCTGGGGCTGAGGCACTGGTGCTGGCCGTGCAGAGCAAGGAGCAGGCTGAGGAATGGCTGAAG GTGATAAAGGAAGCGAGCAGTGCGGGAGCAAGTGGGATGGAAgtccccacatccccagtgATGCCCTGCAAGATGGACCTGGATAAG AGGCTGTCACAGGAGAAGCACACCTCTGACTCAGACAGTGTGGCAACGGGTGAGACCTGCTCCGCCATGGCCCGCAGAGAGCTCTGTGAGAACG GGAAAGGCAAGAAGAGTGGCTTGGCTGACCTGAAGGGCTCAATGAGCCGGGCAGCAGGGAAGAAGATCACCAGGATCATCAGCTTCTCCAAGAAGAAGCCTTCCCCTGAGGACACGCAGACCTCCTCCACTGAGGAGGATATCCCATGCTGCG GCTACCTGAGCGTCCTGGTCAACCAGTGCTGGAAGGAGCGCTGGTGCCGCCTCAAAGCCAACACCCTTTACTTCCACAAGGACCGCACCGACCTGCGCACCCACGTCAATGCCATCAACCTCCGGGGCTGTGAGGTGGTCCCAGGACTGGGCCCCAAACACCCCTTTGCATTCCGTATCCTGCGCAGTGGGCAGGAGGTGGCCGCACTAGAG GCAAGCTGCTCAGAAGACCTGGGCCGCTGGCTGGGCCTTCTCTTGGTGGAGACAGGCTCCCAGACTGCACCGGAGGCCTTGCACTATGACTATGTGGATGTGGAGACGATTGCTAACATTGTGACGGCCGTGAGGCACTCCTACCT GTgggccagcagctcccaggacaGCCGGCCCGACTCCTCCCGCGTGGTGTACGATGATGTCCCCTACGAGAAGGTCCAG GCTGAGGAGGAGTCGGGACGGCCATCAGGAGCCCAGGTGAAGCGCCATGCGTCCTCCTGCAGCGAGAAGTCGCGGCGAATTGACCCGCAGGTCAAAGTGAAGAGACACGCATCGA ACGCCAACCAGTACAGGTATGGGAAGAACCGGGCTGAGGAGGATGCCAGGAGATTTCTGACAGAGAAGGAtaagctggagaaggaaaaagcagcaatcCGCAgtgagctggtgctgctgcgGAAAGAGAGGAGGGAGCTGCGGGAAGCCATGAAAGGCAGCTCAG GAGTGAAGCTGCAGGACCTGGAGCAGCGTGTGGCTTtgctggaggagcagtgccGGCAGAAGGAGGAGCGCCGTGTCGACCTGGAGCTTCAGCTGAGCGAAgtgaaggagcagctgaagcagtCGTTGGCAGGAGGGCCGGCCCTGGGGCTGGCTGTGACCAGCAAGGCTGAGAATGGG GAAGCTACAAACAAGCCCAATGGGAGCCCCCCTGAGCACTTGGTTCCCGTTAACAGTGCAGCTGAACTGAGAAAGAGAAGTCCCTCCATCCTTCCTGCCAACAAGGGCAATgtgctgaggaaggccaag gAATGGGAAAAGAAGCAGACTTAA
- the AFAP1L1 gene encoding actin filament-associated protein 1-like 1 isoform X4 — MDRLSVLDQLLPELSILLKLLDHEYLSATAQEKKVAVSSILQKLQPPTGKDTDFMYVNTASLSNGTSFVESLFEEFDCDLRDLRDMQEDDGDTGDSIGVELTRSQPAKSVPADPPPPLPTTPPPEDYYEEALPLGPGKAPEYITSRNNDSDAMSSSYESYDEEEEEGKGQQLTHQWPSEEASMNLVKDCRICAFLLRKKRFGQWAKQLTIIRDGKLLCYKSSKDRHPHVEVPLSTCNVIYVPKDGRRKKHELRFSLPGAEALVLAVQSKEQAEEWLKVIKEASSAGASGMEVPTSPVMPCKMDLDKRLSQEKHTSDSDSVATGETCSAMARRELCENGKGKKSGLADLKGSMSRAAGKKITRIISFSKKKPSPEDTQTSSTEEDIPCCGYLSVLVNQCWKERWCRLKANTLYFHKDRTDLRTHVNAINLRGCEVVPGLGPKHPFAFRILRSGQEVAALEASCSEDLGRWLGLLLVETGSQTAPEALHYDYVDVETIANIVTAVRHSYLWASSSQDSRPDSSRVVYDDVPYEKVQAEEESGRPSGAQVKRHASSCSEKSRRIDPQVKVKRHASNANQYRYGKNRAEEDARRFLTEKDKLEKEKAAIRSELVLLRKERRELREAMKGSSGVKLQDLEQRVALLEEQCRQKEERRVDLELQLSEVKEQLKQSLAGGPALGLAVTSKAENGEATNKPNGSPPEHLVPVNSAAELRKRSPSILPANKGNVLRKAKEWEKKQT; from the exons ATGGACCGGCTGAGCG TGCTGGACCAGCTCCTGCCAGAGCTCAGCATCCTGCTCAAGCTGCTGGACCACGAGTACCTGAGTGCCACGGCCCAGGAAAAGAAGGTGGCTGTGTCCTCCatcctgcagaagctgcagccacCCACAG GGAAGGACACGGACTTCATGTATGTGAACACGGCTTCCCTGAGCAATGGCACCAGCTTTGTGGAGTCTCTCTTCGAGGAGTTTG ACTGTGACCTGCGGGATCTCCGGGACATGCAGGAGGATGATGGGGATACTGGTGACAGCATCGGTGTGGAGCTCACGAGGAGCCAGCCAGCAAAGAGC GTTCCTGCAGACCCCCCTCCGCCTCTGCCCACCACCCCCCCACCTGAGGATTACTATGAAGAAGCACTGCCCCTGGGCCCAGGCAAGGCCCCCGAGTACATCACCTCCCGCA ACAACGACTCAGATGCCATGAGCAGCTCCTATGAATCTtatgatgaagaggaagaggaggggaaaggcCAGCAGCTGACACACCAGTGGCCATCAGAAGAAGCCTCCATGAACCTGGTGAAGGACTGTAGGATTTGCGCTTTCCTGTTGCGCAAGAAGCGCTTTGGGCAGTGGGCCAAGCAGCTCACCATCATACGGGATGGCAAACTGCTG tgctaCAAAAGCTCCAAGGACCGGCATCCGCATGTGGAAGTGCCCCTGAGCACCTGCAATGTCATCTATGTCCCCAAGGATGGGCGACGCAAGAAGCACGAGCTGCGCTTCTCACTGCCTGGGGCTGAGGCACTGGTGCTGGCCGTGCAGAGCAAGGAGCAGGCTGAGGAATGGCTGAAG GTGATAAAGGAAGCGAGCAGTGCGGGAGCAAGTGGGATGGAAgtccccacatccccagtgATGCCCTGCAAGATGGACCTGGATAAG AGGCTGTCACAGGAGAAGCACACCTCTGACTCAGACAGTGTGGCAACGGGTGAGACCTGCTCCGCCATGGCCCGCAGAGAGCTCTGTGAGAACG GGAAAGGCAAGAAGAGTGGCTTGGCTGACCTGAAGGGCTCAATGAGCCGGGCAGCAGGGAAGAAGATCACCAGGATCATCAGCTTCTCCAAGAAGAAGCCTTCCCCTGAGGACACGCAGACCTCCTCCACTGAGGAGGATATCCCATGCTGCG GCTACCTGAGCGTCCTGGTCAACCAGTGCTGGAAGGAGCGCTGGTGCCGCCTCAAAGCCAACACCCTTTACTTCCACAAGGACCGCACCGACCTGCGCACCCACGTCAATGCCATCAACCTCCGGGGCTGTGAGGTGGTCCCAGGACTGGGCCCCAAACACCCCTTTGCATTCCGTATCCTGCGCAGTGGGCAGGAGGTGGCCGCACTAGAG GCAAGCTGCTCAGAAGACCTGGGCCGCTGGCTGGGCCTTCTCTTGGTGGAGACAGGCTCCCAGACTGCACCGGAGGCCTTGCACTATGACTATGTGGATGTGGAGACGATTGCTAACATTGTGACGGCCGTGAGGCACTCCTACCT GTgggccagcagctcccaggacaGCCGGCCCGACTCCTCCCGCGTGGTGTACGATGATGTCCCCTACGAGAAGGTCCAG GCTGAGGAGGAGTCGGGACGGCCATCAGGAGCCCAGGTGAAGCGCCATGCGTCCTCCTGCAGCGAGAAGTCGCGGCGAATTGACCCGCAGGTCAAAGTGAAGAGACACGCATCGA ACGCCAACCAGTACAGGTATGGGAAGAACCGGGCTGAGGAGGATGCCAGGAGATTTCTGACAGAGAAGGAtaagctggagaaggaaaaagcagcaatcCGCAgtgagctggtgctgctgcgGAAAGAGAGGAGGGAGCTGCGGGAAGCCATGAAAGGCAGCTCAG GAGTGAAGCTGCAGGACCTGGAGCAGCGTGTGGCTTtgctggaggagcagtgccGGCAGAAGGAGGAGCGCCGTGTCGACCTGGAGCTTCAGCTGAGCGAAgtgaaggagcagctgaagcagtCGTTGGCAGGAGGGCCGGCCCTGGGGCTGGCTGTGACCAGCAAGGCTGAGAATGGG GAAGCTACAAACAAGCCCAATGGGAGCCCCCCTGAGCACTTGGTTCCCGTTAACAGTGCAGCTGAACTGAGAAAGAGAAGTCCCTCCATCCTTCCTGCCAACAAGGGCAATgtgctgaggaaggccaag gAATGGGAAAAGAAGCAGACTTAA